TCTACGTCAGCATCTAAGAGGGCTTCAACTGCATTGACATCATCAATAGGGTTATTTCCTTCAAACCACAGGTACCAAAATGTGCGAGACAGCTACGACAGCTATGAAGAAGAGGACTATGTAGCAGATGAAGACAGTGATTACGAGGATTACTATGGGGATGATGATTACTGTGATGGTGACAGTGATATAGATGATCCAAGAATGAGCCAAGAAGGGTTTCCTAAGCAAAGCATATCTTCATCTATAAACGGAGAACTGGGATCATGCAGGTGGAATATGAATGTTGAGGAAAATATCCCATATGCACATTCTGTGTTGAGTccaattgagaatttgagtcaGTGGAAAGCAGCCAAAGCAAAGGTAGTAGTACCAAAGCAGCAAAAGGAGAATATGCCATCATTTCAAGAACCAATATTTGCATACAGCAGATCAAGTTGCAACCAGTCCAAACCTCTATTGCGAGAAATCCCAGTCCACGCCAGCCTTTCGAGTTGGATAAGGGAAAAATAAGGCAATTTATGGAGAGAATGATCATCAGTCTTTAGCTCAGTTACATTTTGTATATCGAAATTGATCAAGGAGGATATTCCTCAGAAGTTTATTTGAAGCTGCTATTTGGTTCTCTAGCACATCAGGAAGTTCATTTGGGGCTGCCTTTTGGTCCTATAGCTTGCACATTTTGCATAGTGTGATGTTTGGAAGATTGTTGTCTAGGAATTTTGCATCTGATTCTTTCAATTATGTTGTATATGAAGATTTTGTTGGGTAGATTTTCTCAACCGTTTGTGTAAGATTTCAACAGTAAAAGGTTACATAAGTCCTTCCAAATACTTGGTTTGTAATTTACAAAGTGCGAAATACTTTGGAATTTTGATTTCAACTCTAAGATTATAGTTATTTGTGTTTGGTGTTGGCTATGAGTTGGTGGAATGGTTTCTCAGATTCTTTATGCCTAATCATTCAGCATAGAGAGTACATCATATGTCCAATGATACTTGGTTTGTAATTTACAAAGTGCGAAATACTTTGGAATTTTGATTTCAACTCTAAGATTATAGTTATTTGTGTTTGGTGTTGGCTATGAGTTGGTGGAATGGTTTCTCAGATTCTTTATGCCTAATAATGCAGCATAGAGAGTACATCATATGTCCAATGATGAAGCATATAATCATAAGTGGGTATAGATTCGCTATTAATATATGATGTAGAAGCAGTCAATTCataaaaacaatttcaactaACATTTTAAGGATAATAATTTCAACTATAATTCTTAGAATAACTCAAGCTCTACAAAGCTTTTCTACATATGAAGTCAATCATTGAGAGCCTCAGAATTTATTTTGGCTTTTTCACTTTATTGGAGCTACTACTGGTAAGTGGTAACTGGAATATTCGAATTTCTATCAATGAAACAAATAGCAAAATAATTGCACCTCACCCTGAGCGATATAACCACATGCTATTCTCGCAGGAACATGCAAATCCACTTTGTTCAAATTATAGATTTCTTTGGCTTATGGTCATAGTTTCATTTCATAGTCGGATTGCATATGGATATATATTCGTTCTTTCTTTCCAGTTTTGAAGGAGTAAATTAGGGGAAAAAAGCACAGAATTGAAGAACTTTAACTGAACAAGATGTCAAAGTAACCTGTTATTGTAAAATACATACATAAAAGCTTGTAATATGCACGGTAAAGcttgaaggaaacaaaagagaaaaacaagagaagagaaaaaaacaaaaatcaaaagcaTACATTAACTGTATTTAGTATAATACATATATTCTGGACACCGTATTGCTTTTATCCCTATCTGTTTTCTTTCCCGGAAGATGGCTCTAATTCAATTTGAATTTCTTGCTGTAATACGGC
This is a stretch of genomic DNA from Argentina anserina chromosome 4, drPotAnse1.1, whole genome shotgun sequence. It encodes these proteins:
- the LOC126791632 gene encoding uncharacterized protein LOC126791632 translates to MNLSPHSSETELQGLLLMGCFLACFGISKKRRRRRLSNRVAAAGGDYRRGSYVALDSSSLAIIGLDGRKRSLNTAGCKLLRDEPKEATKIRKKVSFNLNVQTYEPISNDHEFLESEVEEEVDNNEQEVSKRSSSTSASKRASTALTSSIGLFPSNHRYQNVRDSYDSYEEEDYVADEDSDYEDYYGDDDYCDGDSDIDDPRMSQEGFPKQSISSSINGELGSCRWNMNVEENIPYAHSVLSPIENLSQWKAAKAKVVVPKQQKENMPSFQEPIFAYSRSSCNQSKPLLREIPVHASLSSWIREK